TTTGATTCAGCGTAATTCTTCGACACAGCCAAAGGAAACGAGATTACCTATAAAGGCCTTGGGCAATGCCGCAGACGGTGATGATTGCGACCAGAGAGAGAAGGATGGCCGTGTCTACACGAGTAAGGAGGAAGGGAAAAGCGACCAATAATCGGAGATGAGCCTAGACTTTTTAAATGGTGACGACAGATCCATCGACTGCAAATGTCCACGGTGAAGACGAAGCGGTTCCGCGGGCGTTCGCTGTGGTCGTTGTTCGCGAAGCCGTCCGCAACAAAGGACAGCACACAGCCGACTTGTCCTGCACATGTTTGAGCACACACACGCGACCGCCCACCCAGTGAATGGCCCAACGCAGCTTGATGCCTCGTCTAATCGTCTTGTCCCGCCCACCGCTAACGCCTAGTAGTCGTACAGTGCAAGTGCAAGGCCCGAACCCAGGGGAATAACGCGCTCGCCATCCTTACAAATCTTCTTCCACCTCCATCCGCTCGCCGTTGGCGTGCCCTGCATCTTTCtttggcatcgtcgcctcctTGTCAATCATCTGCCGCGACACCGAGACAATGTTGTCCTCGATAAGCTCCTGGCCAACGTCCTCCAAGTGCTTCTTGGGGTCCAGCTTGCCAACATATCTGGTCTTGAGCTGGTCCTTGGTCAGCTCCGTCTCTTCCTTGACGCGCTTCTCGTAGCCGTCGGCTAGCGCCACCAGCCTCTGTAGCCGCTCCTTGTTCTTCTCGCCCTCTGTCCGGAAGTCGTCCATCTGCAAGGCCTCGGTCCACACGTGCTTGTGCAGGTTCATCAGCATGTTCTCTTCGAGCGCCGTCTTGCGGTAGTTGATGCCTATCGAATAGTAGTGTCGGTTCAGGCCGTGGATGAGGGCCTGGATCGAGGGCTTGTTCAGATGTCCCAGGTTGCTTGTGCTCTGTCGAGGCTCCTGCCCCATCATAAGGAGCTGAGGGTTGATTAGACGGAATGCGTCGATGACAACCTTGCCCTTGACAGACTGGATGGggtcaacgacgacggccacggcgcgagGGTTCAGCTGCTCAAACGACTGTTGGGTGTTGATATCAACCGAAGAGAGCCAGCAGCCGAAGCCTGGATGCGAGTGGTACCAGCCCACGACGGACTCGGGCCTATGGACGGTTAGCTCTACCATCACCGCAAGTAAAGGCTGCGTCTGCTCACCTTCCCGTCTGCCGCAGCATGTCCATCATCTTGGTCTGGAAGACGGGGTCAACGGCCTCAACACTGACGCCCGTGCCGCTTTGGGGCATGGCAAAGACATCCATGACCTTGACGGTGAAGTCATCGACAAACTCGCCCAGCATCAGACCCATGACCTCCATGGGCACACCAGCACGGCCGTGTCGAAGCATTTTTAGCAGGGCCAGGGACGAGATGTATACGGTCTCGGAGTTGTCGATGAGATTTGTGTTATCCTGCGAGGTGAATCAGCACGTTTGTACTGCAGCATCACGGCAGTCCAGACGGGAGAAGCTTACCGTGCCCGGTGCAGCGCCTCCAaggcccatgccgccgccgcccagcaggtTCCTGAAGCGCTCCATTGTGGTGTGACTGTGGTATGCAGTGGTTGATACGGTGTTGCGGGACGAGGATTGTGGGAAGGCAATGGGATCCGCGACGTGTTGTGGAAGGGTTGAGGCGATGTGGTGATGGAATCGGTGACGGATGGAGCTTGCGGCGAGGCGAGTCGACTGACGCCAGTCCCGGCAGCCTGCTGTGGTTGAGCATGgcgccttgagctgctggtgctgcaaAGCTGCGCTGAGTAATGTCACGTGTGGGCCTACTGCTCCCTGCAGCTCGCTGCCCGAGATAGGAGGGAcgtggccagccagcgcagccTCGCCTGCATGGAGTGGGGCCGAGTTGCAGTGCTTTGGCTGCGCTGGGCGCCTCAATGGCTGCCGAGCAATGGATGAGCGGGCGAACAATGGCGCCAATAGGCGCTCCCACTGCACCCTCGCGCAGTCGTCCtgccagcctcgccgccccaaCTTTattccgccgccagcgagccgcgtcgtgccgttctctcgcccttcttcatcaccatctcgcgccgcggccgcactCTCACTCTGCGACAACATCGGCACGCTATGCGACGCGCTCTTTGAGCCTTCGTTTGGAACATCTTTCGACAAGCATCCTAACACTCCTCGCCACTACCACCACACCTTGCGCCGAAGCGAGGCCGACTCCCGATCTGCGTTCCTCGAAATTGCAGCCAAAGCCATGGGCGAAGGCGATTCCAACATGGCCAGCCTGGGCTCCGTCGCCCTCAATGGCTCCTCGCCCAAGAAGGTCGCATACTTTTACGACTCCGACATTGGCAACTACGCCTACGTCACGGGCCACCCCATGAAGCCTCACCGCATTCGCCTGGCGCACAGCCTGATCATGCAGTACAACCTCTACCAGAAGATGGAGATTTACGTGAGCGCTCCCCCCGACTGCGCGTACCTCTCTGCCATGTATTGACCTATCCAGCGCGCGAAACCTGCCACTCGTGGCGAGATGACGCAGTTCCACACGGACGACTACATCGATTTTCTCCAAAAGGTCACCCCAGACAACATGGACAGCTACATGCGCGAGCAGGGCAAGTACaacgtgggcgacgactgTCCCGTGTTCGACGGCCTCTTCGAGTTTTGCGGcatcagcgccggcggcagcatggAAGGCGCCGCTCGCCTGAACCGTCAAAAGTGCGACATTGCCGTCAACTGGGCTGGTGGACTCCATCACGCTAAGAAGTGCGAGGCCAGCGGCTTCTGCTACGTCAATGGTAATTCACCTTCAACTGCGCGCGACAGGAAAAACGAACGAGGCGCAGGCTAACTTTGTCCCAGACATTGTCCTCGGTATCCTCGAACTGCTTCGCTTCATGAAGCGCGTTCTCTACATCGACATCGATGTGCaccacggcgatggcgtcgaggaagccTTTTACACGACCGATCGCGTCATGACCGTCTCGTTCCACAAGTACGGCGAGTATTTCCCTGGAACTGGCGAACTTAGGGACATTGGCATTGGCCAGGGCAAGCACTACGCGGTCAATTTCCCTctccgcgacggcatcacggACGAGTCCTACAAGTCAATATTCGAGCCCGTCATCGAGAACGTCATGAAGTACTATCAGCCCGAGGCGGTTGTTCTTCAGTGCGGAGGC
This region of Purpureocillium takamizusanense chromosome 9, complete sequence genomic DNA includes:
- the RPN11 gene encoding multicatalytic endopeptidase (BUSCO:EOG09263QB7~COG:O~EggNog:ENOG503NV6C~MEROPS:MER0022005), whose product is MERFRNLLGGGGMGLGGAAPGTDNTNLIDNSETVYISSLALLKMLRHGRAGVPMEVMGLMLGEFVDDFTVKVMDVFAMPQSGTGVSVEAVDPVFQTKMMDMLRQTGRPESVVGWYHSHPGFGCWLSSVDINTQQSFEQLNPRAVAVVVDPIQSVKGKVVIDAFRLINPQLLMMGQEPRQSTSNLGHLNKPSIQALIHGLNRHYYSIGINYRKTALEENMLMNLHKHVWTEALQMDDFRTEGEKNKERLQRLVALADGYEKRVKEETELTKDQLKTRYVGKLDPKKHLEDVGQELIEDNIVSVSRQMIDKEATMPKKDAGHANGERMEVEEDL
- the RPD3 gene encoding Histone deacetylase (EggNog:ENOG503NVD7~COG:B), translated to MDERANNGANRRSHCTLAQSSCQPRRPNFIPPPASRVVPFSRPSSSPSRAAAALSLCDNIGTLCDALFEPSFGTSFDKHPNTPRHYHHTLRRSEADSRSAFLEIAAKAMGEGDSNMASLGSVALNGSSPKKVAYFYDSDIGNYAYVTGHPMKPHRIRLAHSLIMQYNLYQKMEIYRAKPATRGEMTQFHTDDYIDFLQKVTPDNMDSYMREQGKYNVGDDCPVFDGLFEFCGISAGGSMEGAARLNRQKCDIAVNWAGGLHHAKKCEASGFCYVNDIVLGILELLRFMKRVLYIDIDVHHGDGVEEAFYTTDRVMTVSFHKYGEYFPGTGELRDIGIGQGKHYAVNFPLRDGITDESYKSIFEPVIENVMKYYQPEAVVLQCGGDSLSGDRLGCFNLSMDGHANCVNYVKSFGLPTLVLGGGGYTMRNVARTWAYETGVLVGQDMERTLPYNEYYEYYAPDFELNVRSSNMENSNSREYLEKITAAVIDNLRQTGPAPSVQMQDVPRKPFGGMTDEEEAELDDLDEDENKDVRMTEHRWDKNVTNDAEFEASDDEDMASANGATRRNGNKRTFTDFRKGEADVEGETTTPRSRKDGDADKEPSEEEVHDVNDDTIEDVGATEESEKTETVQAEAPKEPEKQNVDDDGDVGMTDSAPADETAVKKEEVEPEPAPEAEAADKPAEEKRDESEAPKGETRATAEPESTEEKKAAEPVKEAEPEKCADKDTAKEDEAPAAEPMEVDQDKEEPKKPSEGPADSATS